A DNA window from Arachis hypogaea cultivar Tifrunner chromosome 18, arahy.Tifrunner.gnm2.J5K5, whole genome shotgun sequence contains the following coding sequences:
- the LOC140181288 gene encoding protein MAIN-LIKE 1-like: MEVPIDGHYVSGCPTDFQRFIDGGRPAWVWFQELLGVLPPADCIDKFTVKCTWMQETFSHLPHDANEETDRRYVRAYIMMLLSTQLFGDKSGTRMHIRWLPYVARLEDMCGYSWGSATLSWLYRCLCHITNRNLVKLADSLQLLQSWIFWRFLDFRPDGFDTFHWPLATRYSPFMIMLFSNVSGDPIISQH, translated from the exons ATGGAG GTTCCCATCGATGGACATTACGTCAGCGGGTGCCCGACGGATTTCCAGCGGTTCATTGATGGTGGGCGACCTGCATGGGTGTGGTTCCAGGAGTTGTTGGGTGTGTTGCCTCCGGCAGACTGCATCGATAAGTTCACAGTGAAGTGCACTTGGATGCAGGAGACGTTCAGTCACCTTCCCCACGACGCAAACGAGGAGACAGATAGGAGATACGTGAGGGCATACATCATGATGCTATTATCCACCCAACTCTTCGGTGACAAGTCCGGTACACGCATGCATATCCGATGGCTCCCATACGTAGCGAGATTGGAGGACATGTGTGGATACAGTTGGGGATCTGCCACTCTGTCATGGTTATACCGATGCTTGTGCCATATCACCAACAGAAATTTGGTTAAGTTGGCCGATTCGTTGCAGCTCCTTCAGTCATGGATCTTTTGGCGGTTCCTGGATTTCAGGCCGGATGGATTTGACACCTTTCATTGGCCGTTGGCGACGAGGTACTCACCGTTTATGATTATGTTATTCAGTAAT GTGTCAGGTGATCCGATTATCAGCCAACATTGA